A window of Myxococcus fulvus genomic DNA:
GATTTATTGCGTCGACAAGAAGCGCACGAAGGGCCTCTTCTACTCACCCCGGGAGATGTTGGCGATAGCGTGCGCTCGCGGTCATTCCTCTGGAAAGACGGCTCATCTTCCGACTGGGCGAACTCCTTTACACCCTCCTCCTCCACGCGTCCCTGGTGAACCGGCTTCGAGAATGGGAGGCAGAGGGGTTCAAGTTCATGCCTGTCGAGGAGTGGTACCACCCCGACTTCATCGAGGACTACCACGGCCCGTGAGGCAACTGGCTGGACACATATGCGTCGCAAGACTTGGCCGCTACATCCCACGTGCGTCTCGGCAGAGCATCCGGCGAATGGCCCGATGAACGACGAGTGCTCCACGGGCGAGATAGGCGGCCCTCTCTGCTGTGCGACTGGAGGGGCGCATGCGCACAGCAAGGCGAGCCGCCCCTACGACGCCGGCCGCACCCATCGCCACATGGAGAGCACGTCGAGACGTACTCCCAGCGGGCGAGGGACAGCCAGGGAC
This region includes:
- a CDS encoding imm11 family protein — protein: MQREGPPPQKQLVGVPWQQRPAFVTDPIKLRIRTGVLPKEPFPAYEGSCEPLLSARAKSLLEPLAISQLQFLPADVSFESGEVQRFWWLHVCRSIYCVDKKRTKGLFYSPREMLAIACARGHSSGKTAHLPTGRTPLHPPPPRVPGEPASRMGGRGVQVHACRGVVPPRLHRGLPRPVRQLAGHICVARLGRYIPRASRQSIRRMAR